A stretch of the Longimicrobium sp. genome encodes the following:
- a CDS encoding aminoglycoside phosphotransferase family protein, with amino-acid sequence MAEPRPPDAALAERMEERLRAWGVRPDSTRETESSLVAFGTRGGQPVVVKLVRRRGDEWDSGAVLAAFGGRGMVRVLGHVPGAMLLERLHPATLLAGMAIAGRDDEATEILADVIGRISTPAPPPPGCATVEEWARSFDRYLASGDTRIERGLAGHARGVYRELCASQREPRLLHGDLQHYNVLLDARRGWTAIDPKGVAGEAEYELGAALRNPVERPELFASAAAVERRLAIFRARLGIDVDRARAWAFAQAVLSAIWGAEDGFDVRPDDPPLLLAAAIRPLLRGT; translated from the coding sequence ATGGCGGAGCCGCGCCCGCCGGACGCCGCCCTCGCGGAGCGGATGGAGGAGCGGCTCCGCGCGTGGGGCGTGCGGCCGGATTCCACGCGCGAGACGGAGTCGTCGCTCGTGGCGTTCGGCACGCGCGGCGGCCAGCCCGTGGTCGTGAAGCTGGTGCGGCGGCGGGGCGACGAGTGGGATTCGGGCGCCGTGCTGGCCGCGTTCGGCGGGCGCGGGATGGTGCGCGTGCTCGGCCACGTTCCCGGCGCGATGCTGCTGGAGCGGCTGCACCCCGCCACCCTGCTGGCCGGGATGGCCATCGCCGGACGCGACGACGAGGCGACGGAGATCCTGGCGGACGTCATCGGCCGCATCTCCACCCCCGCCCCGCCTCCGCCGGGATGCGCCACGGTGGAGGAGTGGGCGCGCAGCTTCGACCGCTACCTGGCGTCCGGCGACACGCGGATCGAGCGCGGCCTGGCCGGGCACGCGCGCGGCGTCTACCGGGAGCTGTGCGCCTCGCAGCGCGAGCCGCGGCTGCTGCACGGCGACCTGCAGCACTACAACGTGCTGCTCGACGCGCGGCGCGGATGGACCGCCATCGACCCCAAGGGCGTGGCCGGCGAGGCGGAGTACGAGCTGGGCGCCGCGCTCCGCAACCCGGTGGAGCGGCCCGAGCTCTTCGCGTCGGCCGCGGCGGTGGAGCGCCGGCTGGCCATCTTCCGCGCGCGTCTGGGGATCGACGTGGACCGCGCGCGGGCGTGGGCGTTCGCGCAGGCCGTGCTCTCGGCCATCTGGGGCGCGGAAGACGGCTTCGACGTGCGGCCGGACGATCCCCCGCTCCTCCTGGCCGCGGCGATCCGA
- a CDS encoding DinB family protein — protein MTIAELLLPELDQELATTRRVLERVPDGRGEWKPHPKSFPMAHLAQLVARLPSWTTMMMSRTEIDIAPVDGPKFPGYTIETTATLLAEFDRNAAAAREAIANAADDDFQVPWTLKRGGAVLQTQSRYQMLRSVVLNHLVHHRAQLGVYLRLVDVPVPEMYGPTADEGK, from the coding sequence ATGACCATCGCCGAACTGCTGCTGCCGGAGCTGGACCAGGAGCTCGCCACCACCCGCCGCGTGCTGGAGCGCGTGCCGGACGGCCGCGGCGAGTGGAAGCCGCATCCCAAGTCGTTCCCCATGGCGCACCTGGCGCAGCTCGTGGCCCGCCTGCCGTCGTGGACCACGATGATGATGTCGCGCACGGAGATCGACATCGCCCCGGTGGACGGGCCGAAGTTCCCCGGGTACACGATCGAGACCACGGCCACGCTGCTGGCCGAGTTCGACCGCAACGCCGCCGCCGCCCGCGAGGCCATCGCGAACGCCGCGGACGACGACTTCCAGGTGCCGTGGACGCTGAAGCGGGGCGGCGCCGTGCTCCAGACGCAGAGCCGCTACCAGATGCTGCGCTCCGTGGTCCTCAACCACCTGGTCCATCACCGCGCGCAGCTGGGCGTGTACCTGCGCCTGGTGGACGTTCCCGTCCCCGAGATGTACGGCCCCACGGCGGACGAGGGGAAGTAG
- a CDS encoding nuclear transport factor 2 family protein, which translates to MSRLHIRQLAALASVFVSACHPAARPATSPGSPAELRQAWQDAFNRADTAALVSLYAPDAVLVTPSGTVLTGGQVAARGTVGHLMEDRTLRLSPLHQRMAGPAGHLQGTWQARARGDARLLGSGTYFMVFGRERDGRWSILYHVWREDREPAVNRDDPSVRG; encoded by the coding sequence GGCTCCACATCCGGCAGCTCGCCGCGCTCGCGTCCGTGTTCGTCTCCGCCTGCCATCCGGCCGCCCGCCCCGCCACCTCGCCCGGGTCGCCGGCGGAGCTGCGGCAGGCGTGGCAGGACGCCTTCAACCGCGCCGACACCGCGGCGCTCGTCTCGCTCTACGCGCCCGACGCGGTGCTGGTGACGCCGTCCGGGACGGTGCTGACCGGCGGGCAGGTGGCCGCGCGCGGCACCGTGGGGCACCTGATGGAGGACCGCACGCTGCGCCTGTCCCCGCTGCACCAGCGCATGGCCGGGCCGGCGGGGCACCTGCAGGGCACGTGGCAGGCGCGCGCCCGCGGAGACGCCCGGCTGCTGGGCTCGGGCACGTACTTCATGGTGTTCGGCCGCGAGCGCGACGGCCGCTGGAGCATCCTCTACCACGTCTGGCGCGAGGACCGCGAGCCGGCCGTGAACCGCGACGACCCGTCGGTCCGCGGCTGA